From the genome of Sediminibacter sp. Hel_I_10:
ATTCCATTGGTTTTCGTTGAATGAACTATCAGAAACCAAATCATCGTCAACCCAAATTCTACCGTAATCGAAACCTACGTAAATACCAATACTTATTGGTAACAAAGACGTTTTAATACTGTTGAAATTATACCGCACATCTGTATTTTGATAGATGTAATGCTTCCCCGTAAAGCGTTCGTTTCTATACCCTCGCAACCCATTATTGGCGCCGATGGATGCGGCTTGATAAAATTCGAAGTCATTGCCAAATGTGACCCGGCCTTTGAATTTTGTTGCTAAAACCAATTTGTCGTTGGCTGAAATTTTATGTTGAAATGCCAGTAGTGGCTCAATTGTTCCATAATTGTTTGAATTGTTGATATTGTCCTTAAAAGTAGCCGTCAAACCTACTTCCATTCCTAATGTAGGATATGTTTTGTTGTTTTGATTTTTATAATGATAGTTGGCCGAATACACCAAAAATTCTTGGTCTGTAAAAACAGAATTAGCTGCTGCGAAATACGTTTCCAAAAAGCGATTTGCAGTTCTTGTAACCTTTACATTTTCATAGCCTGCGCCGATTTTAAATTGAGCACCATTGTAGCCTTTCCAAATAAATGATGGGATAACGTGCGCATATTGTTGTTTGACTCGATTGAAATCTAAATCGGCATCAATTCCATCTTCCTCATCACTTTCAAAATTTGGGGTGGAGTTACCATAGCCGAAAAAGTTCTGGGTAAAATTATCGCTTGTTATTCTTGTGTCAATGTTCAGATTCCAATTTTTGATGACGTTGGCAAATTCTCCACTGTAGGAGGCATCAAACCCTTGCGTTGCGAAAAAGTATTCAGCCTTTAGAGCGTGTTTTGAAGTAAATGGATTGCGTTCAAAACCATAGGTTGTAAAGACATTTGAAACCCCTAATTTAAAACCATCATCAGGATTGACGCCCAATGTTGGTATCAATTGGTTCGTGTTGGTCTTTAGTTTTTTGTAATCGTAGACGTTTGTTTCGTAATCATCGGTTAATTTGATTTTTGCTTCTGAAGCGTTTTCTAGCGAATTCTTTTTCGATTTATAGTCGTAGATAACAATGTTTTTGCCAAAATCAGTTGTGTAATCGTCGTTATTTTGGCCACCAATCAATCTGATTTTAATACGCTTACTTTTGCCTTTTACAACAAATGTATCTTCGTCATCCAATCCATATATCCAAAGTTCTTTTGTCAATTCTGGACTGTAAGTTTTACTGTGGAATTCATCTGTTAATCCACCATCCTTTTTACGGAAAGCTTCCACCAAAATACTACCATCATCGTTTGCGGTTATGATGAACGCATCATCTTTATTTGTTCCTGTGACCACACCAAATTTATTGACGAACTTAAAATATCTATCCGAAATTTGCGGAAGATTTTTCAAGCGTTCCCTTAAAATAGTTTTAATGGTTTCGACCTTGTCATTCCTTACTTCGTTGGGAATATTTAAAAATGCGGTTTCAATTATCTGTTCCGTTATGCCTTTTTGAATAATTGCGACTTGTTTGTCCCAATCAGCTTTCGTGGCGTTTTTTATAAAGGCCATATCCAAGGGATACGGTTCTATATTAAAGCCTTTAACGTCCTTCAGGTCGTCTTTATATGCTCGCAGCAATCTTGCGGTTGGAATAAGTGCAACAGCTGCAGAAAGTACAAATCCGTCAGACATTTTTGAAAAGGCTTGGTCTCTATCCCTTGGCATCGGTCTATAGATGGTTTTTCCATTTTCCTTAAATTCAATCCAGCGCCATTGGTCTTGATGCCTATCCCAATCGCCAATCAACATATCGAATAATCTGGCTTTGATATATGAGTCTTCGTCAATCACGATGGATTCATCCTTTTGTATTTTCTCAAAAAGGTCATTGGTACTTATGAATGTATTTGAAAAACCGAAGCTGGCTTTATCGTTATGGCCTTCCGATGTATGTTCTTCAATCATATACAGTTCATCTCCAAAGTCCGAATTGAAATCGCCTAACGCATTTTGCTTGGGAACATAAAATAGTTTGGGATTGGTATGATAAACGCCAATGGCATCTGCCAAATCGCCAATCACAAAGGGTGCGTAGGGATGTGACCCTGTAAATACGTCCAACAGTAACCCTTCTGTAGCGGTGTCTTCAAATTGACCCTCGACAAATTGGTCCTTAAAAATGGTTGCCTGAAGATATTGGATGGCCTGTTTTCTCAAGGCACGCATCACATATTGAGTGCCATTCCCATCTTCAAGACGTAAGGATTTGGATTGATGTCCGCCACCTTTTTTTACAGGTTTTAGACCTCCATAAAGCGTGTCTAAATTGACTGTAGCTGCTTCTATGTCTGTGCTATAATCGTCGCGGTAGCGTTCGCCCCATAAGAATTGATAGAACTTACTTTTATCGGTTTCGTCATTGGTGTAAATGGATGCCATCGTCGTATCAGGAAAAGAATTTGGGAAACTAAAAGATGGATTTGGGTCATTTGCCTCAAAAACGACCGATTTATAAACGACCTTCTTATCTTCGGAAGACGTAAAAATCACTTCGGAACTTTCATCTTTATAAACGACCAATTTCGCATATCCAAGACTGCCGTAAGAAAAAAGACTTCCATTTTTATTTTTTGTAGCCGTCGTATTTGACCCTGAACCAGAAATGATTTGAGGCACACTATCTTGAACAAGATATTGAAGACTGTTGTCGTGCCCAGAAACAAAAATGGTTTTATCATTTTGTTGTGCGAGCGTTACCAACCGTTTTCGTAACTCATTATAATGCGTATTTTGAATATCGGTCAAGGATGTCCCACCTGTTTTTCTGACCAGATTTTTTATCGAACCTACAATTGGTAACGGTTTTAAATGGCTTGAAAAACTGTATGCGCCACCGTGTGGTCCATTTGAAAAAATGGGATGATGGATGGCTATCAAGGTCGTTTTTCCAATCGCTTTTTTGATTTCATCTTCCACTTCTTCAAAAAAGCGGGTACGTGTTTTTATGTCACAATCATCATTTATAGTTGGTTGATTATCCCAATTTGTCAAATACCATTCAGAATCTATGATAATTAAAACAATGTTATTTCCTATTTTAACAGTTTCAATCGGACACCCTTTTTCAGGTTGGAATGTGTTTTTTCCTAGTTTATCTTCAATGTACTTTTCTTGTCTTTTTAGACCTTTCACACCATCATTATACCAATCATAGTTACCAGGAATAAAAATTGTTTTTCCTTTAAAATTTGATAGTGTCGCGATTTGATTGTTGAGTATATTTTCTGCTTTCTTTCTATCAATATCCTCTTGCTTAGGTAAGCCAGAAGGATAGATATTATTTCCCAAAAAGATGGCGGTACTGTTATTATGGGCTTTACTCAATTCAGCTTTAAAACGACGTAAATTACTTGATAATGAATCTTTCTTGACTCCAGCATCGCCAATAAGATAAAAGGTATGCGCTATTGGCCGGTCTAAAACCGGACTTTCTTTATTTATAGCTTCTTTGATTTGAAGTTGATGAGTTGCACAACTATATAGTATCAATTGAAACAGGAATAAAAGTTTTAATTTATTCATAAAAAATATATGCTTTTTATATAACCTTATTTTTTATAATAGTTCTTCGCAATCATACCCCAATAGCTTCATACGTTCTATCAAATCTTCTAACTGAATTTCTTTTGTGGCTTTTAGCTTTAATATATTTTCCCGGTCTTCTAAATCAAAATTCCAAGAAAAAATTGCCTCATGGATATTTAAATATTCAGATACCTTTTTAATATCCTTTTCATTTTTTATTGATGTTCTTAAAACAATTATAATTGTCTTTTTGATGTCCATTGATGTCAAACTAGAATAACTTAATTATTGATTTTCACCTTTTTATATGTAAACAAACGGTAAAAGATGTAGATATGACTTATCACATTAACTACTCCAATGGTTGAGAATGCCCACCACATGGTACCTAAATAATAATTGTAAAATTCAATTTCAAACACTTGAGGAAAAGCAACAATCAAATCTGTAAAACCAAAAATATTGAATACCCAAGCTAAGGGGATTGCATATTTCCAATGGTTTCTCAAAGCAATGGCAGTCATTATTGCTAAAATAGCGGTACTATAATCCCATACGCCAACGGTAAAAGCCAAGTCATCAGGAAAGGCATCATATACTTGGGTATCCACCATAAATACCATACCCAAATACCTGAGACCATGAATGAGCACCATGGGTACCAGTGCATCGTAAATATTGCGTTTAGCAAGTTTTGGGAAGACAAACCATTTAATGGCAAGATAAAACGTAATCAAGCCAGCTGTGGTTTGCATGTTGAAAATTAGAAAATTGTCCATAATTATTTATGTCTAGGAATAAACTCTTTATTAAGTTGTTTGAAGATAAATTTTGGCGCCAATCTGCTCATGAATTTAAGTTGCTTTGATATTCCAGGAGTTATTTCTTCCTTGCCGCTTGTAAAGTCTTTCCAGAAAATATCCGCCAACTTTTTGGGCGGCATCGGTTTTAATTTATCATCAGATAAATCGGCATCTTTTGCCAACTTGGTATCTACAACAGGTGGCAACAGTTCTACAACTTTTATATTGTGCAATGCCAATTGAGGTCTAATTGATTTTGTCCAAAAATGAAGTCCCGCTTTTGTACCCGAATAGACCGGAGCTTGAGCAAACGGGACATAAGCCAAACCAGATGATGTATTGATAAGGACAGCGTTATGACTCTTCTTTAATTGTGGTAAGAAATAGTGAAACATCCGAATTGGAGCACTAAAGTTGATTTCAATCTCGTTTATCTGCTGATCCAGATTGCTATCGTCATGACCAGCATCTAACAAGTTCATTATTCCCGCATTATTTATTAAAATATCAATACCTCCAAAATCTGTCTGCATTCTGTCTGCCAATGCTGCCACATCATTTTCTTTTGTAACATCACTTTTAATCGTATTGATTTTTGGAAATTCAGCTTGCACATCGAGCAATTTGGACAGATTTCTGCCAGTAATAATGACAGTATTATCGTGTTCCATAAATTTTTTAGCCAATGCCAATCCAATTCCTGAACCTCCACCAGTAATGAGTACCGTATTGTTTGATTGCTTCATGTCTTTTTTTTATTAATGACCATAGAGTTTACCATGTATTGGTTAGACATCAAAGTATCAAATGTGTAAAGACTTTAAAAAAAAAGCCGAACAACGTGTCCAGCCTTAATTGCTATTCATCACAAATTTTTTATACGCTTATTAACTTAAAATTTAATTTCATTACATCTATTTTGGCCAAACTGCACCAGTAA
Proteins encoded in this window:
- a CDS encoding metallophosphoesterase yields the protein MNKLKLLFLFQLILYSCATHQLQIKEAINKESPVLDRPIAHTFYLIGDAGVKKDSLSSNLRRFKAELSKAHNNSTAIFLGNNIYPSGLPKQEDIDRKKAENILNNQIATLSNFKGKTIFIPGNYDWYNDGVKGLKRQEKYIEDKLGKNTFQPEKGCPIETVKIGNNIVLIIIDSEWYLTNWDNQPTINDDCDIKTRTRFFEEVEDEIKKAIGKTTLIAIHHPIFSNGPHGGAYSFSSHLKPLPIVGSIKNLVRKTGGTSLTDIQNTHYNELRKRLVTLAQQNDKTIFVSGHDNSLQYLVQDSVPQIISGSGSNTTATKNKNGSLFSYGSLGYAKLVVYKDESSEVIFTSSEDKKVVYKSVVFEANDPNPSFSFPNSFPDTTMASIYTNDETDKSKFYQFLWGERYRDDYSTDIEAATVNLDTLYGGLKPVKKGGGHQSKSLRLEDGNGTQYVMRALRKQAIQYLQATIFKDQFVEGQFEDTATEGLLLDVFTGSHPYAPFVIGDLADAIGVYHTNPKLFYVPKQNALGDFNSDFGDELYMIEEHTSEGHNDKASFGFSNTFISTNDLFEKIQKDESIVIDEDSYIKARLFDMLIGDWDRHQDQWRWIEFKENGKTIYRPMPRDRDQAFSKMSDGFVLSAAVALIPTARLLRAYKDDLKDVKGFNIEPYPLDMAFIKNATKADWDKQVAIIQKGITEQIIETAFLNIPNEVRNDKVETIKTILRERLKNLPQISDRYFKFVNKFGVVTGTNKDDAFIITANDDGSILVEAFRKKDGGLTDEFHSKTYSPELTKELWIYGLDDEDTFVVKGKSKRIKIRLIGGQNNDDYTTDFGKNIVIYDYKSKKNSLENASEAKIKLTDDYETNVYDYKKLKTNTNQLIPTLGVNPDDGFKLGVSNVFTTYGFERNPFTSKHALKAEYFFATQGFDASYSGEFANVIKNWNLNIDTRITSDNFTQNFFGYGNSTPNFESDEEDGIDADLDFNRVKQQYAHVIPSFIWKGYNGAQFKIGAGYENVKVTRTANRFLETYFAAANSVFTDQEFLVYSANYHYKNQNNKTYPTLGMEVGLTATFKDNINNSNNYGTIEPLLAFQHKISANDKLVLATKFKGRVTFGNDFEFYQAASIGANNGLRGYRNERFTGKHYIYQNTDVRYNFNSIKTSLLPISIGIYVGFDYGRIWVDDDLVSDSSFNENQWNTSYGGGFWIDAVELLSARFGVFNSDDGIRLSFGLGFDF
- a CDS encoding SDR family oxidoreductase, with the protein product MKQSNNTVLITGGGSGIGLALAKKFMEHDNTVIITGRNLSKLLDVQAEFPKINTIKSDVTKENDVAALADRMQTDFGGIDILINNAGIMNLLDAGHDDSNLDQQINEIEINFSAPIRMFHYFLPQLKKSHNAVLINTSSGLAYVPFAQAPVYSGTKAGLHFWTKSIRPQLALHNIKVVELLPPVVDTKLAKDADLSDDKLKPMPPKKLADIFWKDFTSGKEEITPGISKQLKFMSRLAPKFIFKQLNKEFIPRHK